In Zingiber officinale cultivar Zhangliang chromosome 9B, Zo_v1.1, whole genome shotgun sequence, the genomic window CCTCATCTCATTCGTGCACGTAGATAATCTAGTCTCCGCTCGAAGGCTGTTCGACGAAATGCTCTCTAGGGATATCGTTTCCTGGAATGCGATGCTCTTTGGCTACTCGCAAGGCGACCACTACGAGAATTGCTTGCAATTGTATCGAGATATGGAAGCATGTCCTGACGACGTCCTTCCTAACGCCTTCATCGTGCTGAGCGTGTTGCAGGCTTGCTTTCAGCTCGTGAACCGAACATTCGGCTTGGAAGTTCATCGCTTTGTTGTGGAGAATAATGTCAAGATGAACCGCACCGGCTGGAATTCGATGATCTGTTTCTATACTAAGTGCGGGTGCTTGGATTTTGCCTACCAAGTGTTTGATGAAATGAGTGATAGAGATGGTGTCACAATCAAAGgtatgggtctagtggctagcacatgaggtgttgccaccatgagatctggggttcgaatcttggtAAAGCTGAGGtatatgtctcccttatgtgctagtcactattccaaaggctagtagtcgtgaTTACCTCCTTTATATTGGtcctgggacgggttgacggaggCGCTGAggacgagcgtattcgccttttgccaccattgaGTGGAGGCCAGAAGCAAAGGATCCAACTATCCATAGCTGTGTACAACAATTCAGACGTCTGTTCTCTGGATGATCCTTTCAGCGCGGTCGATGCACACACAGGGGCGCACCTCTTCAAGGAATGTTTGATGACGCTGCTGTCCAGCAGGACTGTTACGCATCAGTTGGAGTTTTTAGCTGTGCGACGATTCTTCCTGCCTCCTGAAGATAAAGCTGTTCTTGGATTCTCGGAATGGGTTGCCGCTGCTTTTAGAAAAGCATCGATTGGGAATGCAATATCTCATGTTGCAGAGGGAAGAGTAAATGCACTACAGAAAGTGAACCTTTCATCTTTACAAAGCCAGCTAGGTTCTTTAGCTGCGAATTCTTCTTTGCATTGGTGTTTCAACAACTTCTGCAAAGTCTGTAGATATGTGCAAAATACTGCTTGACCAGGCTAGGAGTGTGCTATCTGAGGTCTTTGCTGGAAGCTCGCAAAAGCTAGGTCCTTCTTATTGGGAGTGGATACAAGAAGTTGCCACTATATCAGTAACAAGGCACATCCTTCAGCGTTTGTATGATCTGCTGGAGCAAGAGAAGTCTTTTACCCTCCAAGAAATACATTCTAAAGAGAGAAtgatatctcttgtaaaagagcTTAGCAAGAAAGGACAAAGGCAAAGAGCTATTGTTATCTTACATCAGTTGATTGACGATGCTCATTGATATAGTGCACGTTTTGTGGGGTCAATAGGATGATGTGGTTACGAGTCAAGGCCacaagagggtcagaagtcaagctgacctggaggtcaggaaggtcagaggtcaagcctccgtggctggtcaACAGTTAAGTTGACgtggaggtcaggaaggtcagaagtcaagtctCCATGGCCGGTCAACAGTCAAGCTGATGTGGAGGTCAgtaaggtcagaagtcaagcctccgtggccggtcaacagtcaagctgacgtggaggtcagtaaggtcagaagtcaagcctccgtggccggtcaacagtcaagctgacgtggaggtcatgaaggtcagaagtcaagccatcgtggccggtcagcagtcaagctgacATGGACAGCAAGGAGGTCAAAAGTTTGCAATCCATCTTGGGCCAGAAGTCAGACCCGCACCTCGAGTTACTGTTGTGCATACTCCCCGACCGGGACTGTGGAATAATCGGTATTGTACTTATCATCGATCACGTACGCATGATACTAATCATTGTTTTCAGTTCGCTCGAGACTCCAAACGGGCTGCAGAGATGGGTTTACCTCCGCCTGAACTAACCCCTCAATTGATCAAGATGATGGAGGAACAAAGGGGCACGACTGGACAGGCTGGGCAATCTCGCCCCGACCTCGCAGGACCTAGCGCTCATCAACTTGGCCGGGGAAAAGAGCCTGAAGGATCACGGGAGGTTGAGAATAGAGGCAATGCTGCCGTCAGAGAGATTGGCATGATCTCTGGTGGGCCAACTGATGGAGATTCAGGGAGAGCACACAAGTCCCATGTTCGTCGCTTGGAGGTTCATGCCGTTGGATGCAGTCAAGAGTAAGCGGTCGACCCTGTTATTAGCTTCGGGCCAGCAGACCTGGAGGACCTGGAGTTGCCTCATGAcgatgccctcatcatcaaagccatcATTGCCAATAGCCGAGTGACTCGGGTTTTTGTAGACACCGGGAGTTCAGTCAACCTTCTATTCAGGACCGCATTCGAAGAGATGCAGATTGACGCTGCGGAACTCCAGTCGGTGGCCACATCCCTATATGGGTTTAAGGGCAACGAGGTGAAGCCAATGGGTCAAATTAAATTGGCTATATCTCTAGGCACCGAGCCTTTGGTGCGCACACGGAGGAGTACTTTCATAGTAGTGGACTCCCCTTCTTCTTATAATATCATTTTGGGAAGGCCTGCTTTGCATGAATTCAGAGCTGCTGTCTCGACTTTCcaccagaaaattaaatttcctgtgggCGAGCAGGTCGGCGAGGTTAAAGGAGAACAGAGGGTTTCTCGTCGGTGCTATATTGACATGGTTCGGGTGGAGGCTCGGAAAAATCAAAGGATGCCAGATGGAGGTGTCCATGCTgtccaagaggagcctctgcctatagTCGAAGAACCCATCCCCTGGGAAGAAGTACAAATACACACCGAGCGACCCGAAAGTTTGACCCGGGTGGCAACCGACCTTCCCTCTCCCCTCAAAGAAGAGTTAATTCAGTGTCTGATCCGCAACCGGGATGTCTTTGCCTGGTCTACTGAGGAGCTGCCCGGGGTCAAGTCAGAAGTAGCTGAACACAAGTTGCATTTATTACCAGATTCCAGAtctgtcaagcaaaagaaaaggaattttttagcagaccagaataaaataataagagccgaggtagatcagctcaggaaggcaggacatgttcgggaggtgcagttcccatCATGACTCTCCAATGTAGTCTTGGTAAAGAAGCCCAataataagtggagagtatgcatagatttccgAGACCTCAATCGGGCCAGTCCTAAAGACTGCTATcatctgccccggattgatcaaatggtggactccacggttGGCTGCGAGAGGATATGTATGTTGGATGCCTACCAGGGGGTATCACCATATACCTTTAGCaagggaggatcaagaaaaggttagctttataacggctgacggtactttctaTTATAttgtcatgccctttggtctcaGGAACGCCGGAGTCACTTACCAATGAATGATAGATAAAATCTTCTGGGAGCAGATCGGACAAaatgtggaggtctatgtagatgatatactcatcaaatccccgcTGGCCGGGAACTTGATCAAAGATGTGGAAGAAACATGCAGGACTCTCCGGCAATATGGGATGAAGCTGAATCCATTGAAATGCTTATTTGGagctaaaggaggaaaattcttgggttacCTGGTGACTGAGCGAGGAATAGAAGTCAATCCTGAAAAAGTTCAAGCGCTAAAGGATATGTAGCCTCCTCAGAATTTAAAAGAAACCCAGAAGTTGGTCGGCAGAATAACAGCCCTGTCAAGATTTATTTCCCGATCTGCAGATCGAGCTGCTCCTTTCTTCAAGGTGCTAAGGAAAGCCtctaaattccaatgggatgaagaatgcaccaGAGCTTTTGAAGAGCTGAAGAAGTATTTGGAGACTCTCCCATCCCTATTTAAGCCAGTTGTAGGAGAACCCTTATGAGTCTACTTATCGGCCACCCCTGAGGCTGTAAGGGTCGTGCTCGTTAAAGAACATGATAatgtacaacgaccagtgtaCTTCTTCAGCCATTTATTGAAAGGAGCCGAGGCCCGATACACGACCCTcgagaagttggtttacggatTGGTCCTTATGGTTCGGCGGTTAAGACCCTATTTCTTATCGCATCCTATCACGGTTTTGACTaatagcaccatgggaagagcGCTAACCAATGTAGAAGTGGCAGGACGActtatcaaatggacaacggagttgggagaatatgatatacagtatcagccgtGCACCGCCATTAAGGCGCAGACCTTGGcagattttttaacaaaaattcatCAGACCAACTCTGAAGAAACCTGGAAGGTCTACGTAGATGGGTCTGCTAATCACCAGGGAAGCGGGGTTGGGGTCTTAGTAATATCTCCCCAGGGAGATATACTCCAATTGGCGGTCCGATTGAATTTttgagccaccaataatgaagcagaatacgaGGCCTTGTTGGCAGGATTGCAAgcagcccggcatgtaggggcaGCCCGGGTAATCATTTATTCCGATTCGCAGCTGGTAACTCAGCAGGTGAATgacaactttatgataaattgcGACAAATTACAAGTATAtcaggaagcctatgagaagatgaaagGAGAATTCGCAGAGGTAACAGTGACCAAGATTCCCAGGTTGGATAACGAAAGAGCAGATGAGCTAACAAAGATGGCTAGTTCCTTAACTACTTGGGTGTTAGAGGGTCCATAGCACAAACTTTTCTGATAGCCCAGATAGATCTGCAAAATAATAGagaagcaactattgattggagggcgcccatGATCAATTATCTCAGACAAGAGATCTTACCGACTGACCCGGAAGAATCACGATTGATAAGGAAGCAGGCccatgcttatgtcatgatcgaggatcagctctacaagaggtcATTCTCTAGACCCTTACTCAAATGTTTATGCATGGAGGAGGCCGACCAGGTCTTGCGAGAAATACATTTAGGATGTTGTGGCAACCATGCTGGTGGTCGGACATTATCTCGCAAGGTactcctggccgggtatttctggcctactttacagaggGATGCTCATAAGTTAGTGAATacctgcttgtcctgccagaGACATCAAAATTTAACACATCGACCTACGACCATGCTAAGAACATCTATAGTttcatgtccttttgatcaatgaggcatggaTATTGTGAGACCATTTCCCATGGCACCAGGTCAAAGACGTTTCTTActagtagcagtggattatttttccaagtgggtggaagcagagACCCTAGCAAGGATCACAGAAGATGTTGTCATACAGTTTCTATGGAAGAACATcctttgcagatttggtattccccacaaactggtgtcagacaacgggaggcaatttcaagggcaaaGAATCCAGGCCTGGTGCAAGGGGTTTGACATCACTCAAGCCTTCACTTCTGTAGCATAtccacaaagcaatggtcagaccgagATGGTTAATCGAGAAATAGTACGAGGTCTGAAGGTCAAGCTGGATCATGTGGGCGgcaattgggtggaagagctgccGAGCATTCTGTGGGCCTATCGTACAACACCTTGGGAAAGTACAAGTCTGACACCCTTCCGCTTGGTTTATGGCAATGAAGTAGTCGTACCTATAGAAATCGGAGTGTCTTCGGCCAGGAGGATATTATATGATGAAGAAAACACAGAACGGAGGTTGGCTGAGCTCGATCTTATTAGCGAAACCCGGGACAGAACGGTGGCTCGGCTGGAGGCTTATtgacaaagaatgagacaaaactataacagaAGAGTGATTCCTCGGTTCTTTGGAGAAGGAGATCTGGTTTGGAAGCAGATCAAGCCAGTGGGGGACGTGACCAAGCTAGCACCTCAGTGGAATGAGCCTTATAAAGTCATCAAAAAGTTAGCATCCGGagcttattatttacaagatgatCGAGGAAAGAAGTTAGATCGACAATGGAGCGCTAACTATTTGAGACCTTATAGAATCTGAAGGGGAGTACAAAGAAGAGTAAGCCGGGCTGTGAGCCGAGCTGTCACCTAATTGTCAGACCTCGTAAAAGCCAGATCGGGAAGAGCGATGTGGGGGTATAAGAGCGGAAAATGTATGTCTTAATATTCCTTTCGACCGACTAAACCATTCTGACAAAAATAAGTTACTGTAAGTGGGAAAATAGCAAAGTACTTTACAAGAGACTGTTATTATATACAAGTAGTCAGGGAAAGATCACTTGAAAGGTGCAAAAATTTCATCTGGGATCTCTTTAAGGATCCGGTCATGATCCAAAAATCCAGGAGGCCGAACTGActtcaaatagtcttgttcataaAGTTGGCGCAGAGCCCCGCCCGCCCCATAGATAACAGACGTAGAGAAACGCTGTCCAGCCTGTACATAGAATTCCGGAGAACGCAGATACATAGCACGGTTCTATAGACAGCGAtcgttctctccatctttgtaaaTAGCCAGAGCTGTGGATACGCCCTCTGTGGTAGCCCGAGCCTGAGCCAGTTCATTCCGGGCAGTGGCCAGTTCTGCTGCTTGGGAGGTCAATTGGGCCTCCTGAGATTTCAACTTCTTGTCTTGCTCCTGTGCTAGAGTCTCAGCGACACGCAGCTTCTGAGCCAATTGGTCCATAGCTCGTTGATGCTCTAAAGCTTGTTGATTTATACTATGCTGGTACACAATATCGAGTCGGCTTTGCTTTTCCTGGAGATCTCTAAGTTCATGGTTGGCCTACGCTAGGGATATTTCCAGACTGTTCTTCTTTTTGGTCAAATCTTTTATCTCGGCCCGCAAAGCATGACTAGCTTAGGCAGGATCATTCAATTGCAGTTCCAGTTCAGCAACCTGGTCACGCAGCACCTTATTCTGATAATGAATAGCATGGAAGGAATTGCTCATTGCCAGAGACTCTGCATAAGCCTGGGGCATACAGGAAATATCTGATAAGAGCGGGAAAAACAACAGTTTGGAAATCTTCAAAGTTTACCTTGATATACAACTCTGCGAATTTGTCCATCTGGGCCAGGGGAGGCAAGGAGTCCATGTGTTGTATGCTTTCTTCCCACAAAGTAGCTAGACGACCTTTTATCTTGAGGGAGCTAGTGGGAACATCTGCTCGTGACCATAACCTCTCCTCAGAAGGGGCAGTAGTACAGTAACAGTGATGAGTAAGCGGGGGTGGTTCTGAGGGCCCCGCGACTGAGCCAAAAGGAACTGAAGGCCCAGCAGTAGAGCCAGAAGAAGCTGAAGAAGGCCCCTGAGGAGGTGCTAATGATGGGGTAGCTGAAGGGGGTTCTGAGGGGCCAGCTTCGCCGCTCGGAGGATGCTGCGATGTGGAAGGATGAGCCAACGGAGGCTCAACCTGAGTGTCGGATGGAGTAGGGGAACCATTTACCTGGCTCGGGATTGGAGGCGGAGTCACAatgggaggtggaggagaggcaGCTGCGGCTGGAGGAGAAGGGATAGACGATGGGCCTGGGTCGGACATCGGACGAGGGGCTTGGCGTCGACGTCTCTAAGCCAGCGGTTGGCCATCCGAATCAGAATCATCGGAAGGTGATCGAGCCCTGCGTCTAGAGGGAGAAGGGGCATCCTGGCTCAAGCGGTCATTTGTTGAGCGAGCCCGACGAGTTGCTTGAGAAGCTTCTCTGAAAACAGGGCTTGCGTAGGAAACGTTGCCTGACCTTCTACCACGGCCCCGACCAGGGATATAGGTAGTTGGAGGAGGATTAGCCGATTGAAGAGGGGTCAGGGTAATAGGCCGGGCTGCTCGGGGGGCTCGGGGGCGAACAGGGGCGGCCGGTCGAGGTGGACGAGCAGTACGCGGGCGAGTAGGGTGAGCCAAGGGAGCAAGCCGGATACCAGA contains:
- the LOC122022901 gene encoding pentatricopeptide repeat-containing protein At5g13270, chloroplastic-like — translated: MDPSSDDDEVRDGEGSMLKTFPVPLPVLSMSTPLSRSIHALALRRDLISDIFVSNDLLISFVHVDNLVSARRLFDEMLSRDIVSWNAMLFGYSQGDHYENCLQLYRDMEACPDDVLPNAFIVLSVLQACFQLVNRTFGLEVHRFVVENNVKMNRTGWNSMICFYTKCGCLDFAYQVFDEMSDRDGVTIKVVVITSFILVLGRVDGGAEDERIRLLPPLSGGQKQRIQLSIAVYNNSDVCSLDDPFSAVDAHTGAHLFKECLMTLLSSRTVTHQLEFLAVRRFFLPPEDKAVLGFSEWVAAAFRKASIGNAISHVAEGRVNALQKARSVLSEVFAGSSQKLGPSYWEWIQEVATISVTRHILQRLYDLLEQEKSFTLQEIHSKERMISLVKELSKKGQRQRAIVILHQLIDDAH